A region of Anolis sagrei isolate rAnoSag1 chromosome 2, rAnoSag1.mat, whole genome shotgun sequence DNA encodes the following proteins:
- the LOC132766209 gene encoding zinc finger protein 420-like, giving the protein MEEEREAGPLKEEVMEGSDVGNVPFPGEGHDCHPSTKPYWVSPETIKQEVKEEVFEDQEEPKKEEAQPKRGRKRKIISRQAGDFCQVPVQQQHPKSEGPSCGKTFCSKLNLDSHHRSRAVQKSCKCKDCEKSFLSVARLNLHLRIHLRAQKPYKCTECVKSFSHKASLAQHQKTHRGNKRFTCLRCQKSFDSRASLRAHKEAHIFTCLECGKHFSLNVYLTLHERTHTGERPFTCPQCGKSFLQRGHLRVHLRTHTGEKPHQCDTCGKSFGQKAHFALHQRIHTGEKPYKCPACGKDFRYSINLAEHQRVHTGEKPYKCFECGKSFSCRSNMNSHRKTHTGEKPYKCMECGRKFSHSASLIQHHRIHTGDKPFFCLRCGKSFRTSTGLSLHEKVHTPLKAYSCLECGKSFLYRSYLMTHKRIHSGEKPFQCLECGKAFHQQPHLVTHQRTHTGEKPFQCAECGKRFSQSSHRNFHQRIHTGERPFKCLTCGKSFVSRRNLTSHQRTHTGEKPFQCFECKKNFSHKSALRIHHRTHTGEKPYPCLECGKTFNCSSSLTTHQRVHTGEKPFQCLECGKSFATATNLGVHKRVHSRVKPYECLECGKSFRWSSQFASHQKTHLKGGI; this is encoded by the exons atggaggaggaaagggaagccgGTCCTTTGAAGGAGGAAGTCATGGAAGGAAGTGACGTGGGAAATGTTCCCTTTCCAG GTGAAGGACACGATTGCCATCCTTCAACGAAGCCATATTGGGTTTCTCCAGAGACCATCAAgcaggaagtgaaggaagaggtCTTTGAGGACCAAGAGGAGCCTAAGAAGGAAGAAGCTCAaccaaagagaggaaggaagagaaagataatTTCTAGGCAGGCTGGTGATTTCTGCCAAGTCCCCGTCCAGCAACAACATCCAAAGAGTGAGGGTCCTTCATGTGGGAAGACCTTCTGCTCCAAACTGAACCTTGACTCACATCATAGAAGCCGTGCAGTGCAGAAATCCTGCAAGTGCAAGGATTGTGAAAAGAGCTTCCTCAGTGTCGCACGGCTTAATTTGCACCTGAGAATTCACCTGAGAGCgcagaaaccttataaatgcacagaatgtgtgaagagcttcagtcacaaggCCAGTCTcgctcagcatcagaaaacccACCGTGGGAATAAAAGATTTACGTGCCTGAGATGTCAAAAGAGCTTTGATAGTCGAGCCAGCCTCAGAGCACACAAGGAAGCCCACATCTTcacatgtctggagtgtggaaaacaTTTCAGCCTCAATGTGTACCTGACTTTGCATGAGCGAACACACACCGGGGAAAGGCCATTTACGTGCCCgcaatgtgggaagagctttctCCAGAGAGGCCACCTGAGGGTGCACctgaggacccacacaggggagaagccgcaCCAATGCGACACGTGCGGAAAGAGCTTTGGCCAAAAGGCGCATTTCGCGTTGCACCAGAggatccacacgggagagaagccctACAAATGCCCGGCGTGCGGGAAGGACTTCCGCTACAGCATCAACCTGGCCGAACACCAGAGAGTCCACACGGGGGAAAAGCCGTACAAGTGCTTcgagtgcggaaagagcttcagttgCCGCTCAAATATGAATTCGCACCGAAAAActcacacgggagagaagccgtACAAATGCATGGAGTGCGGGAGGAAATTCAGCCATAGCGCCAGCCTCATCCAGCACCATCGGATCCACACTGGAGATAAACCCTTTTTCTGTTTGCGGTGCGGGAAGAGTTTCAGGACGAGCACCGGTCTCAGTTTGCACGAGAAAGTTCACACTCCGCTGAAGGCGTATTCGTGCCTGGAGTGCGGCAAATCCTTCCTGTACAGGTCGTATTTGATGACACATAAGCGGATCCACTCGGGGGAAAAACCGTTccaatgcttggagtgtggaaaggccTTCCACCAGCAACCACACCTCGTGACGCATCAAAGGACCCATACCGGGGAGAAACCGTTCCAATGCGCCGAGTGCGGGAAGAGATTCAGCCAGAGCTCGCACCGCAATTTCCACCAGCGGATCCACACGGGAGAGAGACCCTTTAAATGCTTGACCTGCGGGAAGAGCTTTGTGAGTAGAAGAAACCTGACTTCCCACCAGCGGACCCATACGGGGGAGAAGCCCTTCCAGTGCTTTGAGTGTAAGAAGAACTTCAGCCACAAGTCAGCCCTCCGCATCCATCACCGAACACACACGGGGGAGAAACCGTATCCTTGCTTGGAGTGCGGAAAGACCTTCAATTGCAGTTCAAGCCTGACCACCCACCAGAGAGtccacaccggggagaagccgTTCCAAtgtttggagtgtgggaagagctttgcGACCGCCACAAACCTTGGGGTGCACAAGAGAGTCCACAGTAGAGTGAAGCCGTATGAATGCTTGGAATGTGGGAAAAGCTTCCGGTGGAGCAGCCAGTTTGCATCCCATCAAAAGACACACTTGAAGGGAGGAATCTGA
- the LOC132765835 gene encoding zinc finger protein 665-like isoform X1 — protein MEEGDCGNTAPPGEDSSLEPYQVISRTIKEEVFEEDEESRMSQKEVKKELFEEDEESRILQEEVKEEEPRMLEKKVKEEVFEEDEESRMLEKEVKEEVFEEHEKSRMLEDVKEEVIEEDEESRMLEEVKEEVIEEDEESRMLEEEVKEKVSRTPKENRAEIEWSIPTPWLRDDLSQIPIQIPKGKKRKNGRSSLGRRVLSKSSPDSQREEEPYICLECGKCFTYRRSFTIHQRIHTGDKPYKCSVCGKCYNQAGNLTSHMRTHCAEEPYHCVDCGKVFAMKASLTAHQKIHSGEKLYKCLECGKSFRRSAHLSSHHRIHTREKWHKCVECGADFSDGTEATRQKTRRCPKCQKDPQKIQKGDGISPGNIPTGEKPYQCPDCGKSFGDMKGFTTHRRIHTGEKLYKCSDCGKSYGWKAILVKHQRIHTGEKPYKCLECGRAFRFTSSLASHKKIHTGEKPYKCMECGKDFSHSTSLIQHLRIHTDEKPFTCSLCQKSFRSSTKLNLHMRVHTAEKPYQCSECGKSFSYSSYLRLHKRIHNGEKPYECQECGKSFHQRPHLVSHQRTHTGEKPYQCLECGKTFSQSSHRNLHQRVHTGEKPYNCLVCGKTFSNNRNLTFHQRTHTGEKPYKCFECGKCFSQSSSLRIHEKIHTGEKPYHCLECGKKFTCSSSLIYHQKTHAGEKPYKCFECGKSFKQSQRLVMHSKIHGKKV, from the exons ATGGAAGAAGGGGATTGTGGGAACACGGCCCCTCCGG GGGAGGACAGTTCTCTGGAGCCATACCAAGTGATCTCAAGAACAATCAAGGAAGAAGTCTTTGAGGAAGACGAAGAGTCGAGGATGTCACAGAAAGAGgtgaagaaagaactctttgaggaAGATGAAGAATCAAGGATACTACAAGAAGAAGTGAAGGAGGAAGAACCAAGGATGTTGGAGAAAAAAGTGAAGGAGGAAGTGTTTGAGGAAGACGAAGAATCAAGGATGTTGGAGAAAGAAGTGAAGGAGGAAGTATTTGAAGAACATGAAAAATCAAGGATGTTGGAGGACGTGAAGGAAGAAGTCATTGAGGAAGACGAAGAATCAAGGATGTTGGAGGAAGtgaaagaagaagttattgaggAAGACGAAGAATCAAGAATGTTGGAGGAAGAGGTGAAGGAGAAAGTATCAAGGACGCCGAAAGAAAACCGAGCAGAGATTGAGTGGAGTATACCAACTCCTTGGCTGAGGGATGACCTTTCTCAAATCCCGATCCAAATCccgaaggggaagaaaaggaagaatggcCGCTCTTCACTTGGGAGAAGAGTCCTGTCCAAATCCAGCCCTGATTCTCAGAGAGAGGAAGAGCCCTATATATGCCTGGAATGCGGGAAGTGTTTCACCTATAGAAGGAGTTTTACCATCCACCAGAGAATACATACAGGAGATAAGCCATATAAGTGTTCGGTGTGTGGAAAGTGCTATAATCAGGCTGGAAACCTCACCTCACACATGAGGACCCATTGCGCCGAGGAACCGTATCATTGCGTGGATTGCGGGAAGGTCTTTGCTATGAAGGCCAGCCTTACAGCACACCAGAAAATTCACTCTGGGGAGAAACTGTATAAGTGCTTGGAATGCGGAAAGAGCTTCCGCCGTAGTGCGCACCTTAGTTCGCACCATCGGATCCACACTAGAGAAAAATGGCACAAATGCGTGGAATGTGGAGCAGACTTCAGTGACGGCACAGAGGCAACTCGCCAAAAGACACGTCGGTGTCCGAAATGCCAAAAGGACCCTCAGAAAATACAAAAGGGAGATGGGATTTCACCCGGAAACATCCCCacgggagagaaaccataccaatgcccaGATTGCGGAAAGAGCTTTGGTGACATGAAGGGCTTCACTACACACAGGCgcatccacacaggagagaaactcTACAAATGCTCGGATTGCGGCAAAAGCTATGGCTGGAAGGCGATCCTTGTTAAACACCAAAGGATCCACACCGGGGAAAAGCCGTACAAGTGCCTAGAGTGCGGGAGGGCCTTCCGCTTCACCTCCAGCCTGGCTTCACATAAGAAGatccacaccggggagaagccgTACAAGTGCATGGAGTGCGGGAAGGACTTCAGCCACAGTACGAGCCTGATCCAGCACCTCCGGATCCACACCGACGAGAAGCCGTTCACCTGCTCACTGTGCCAGAAGAGCTTCCGGAGCAGTACCAAGTTGAACCTGCACATGAGAGTCCACACGGCGGAGAAGCCGTACCAATGCTCAGAGTGCGGGAAAAGCTTCAGCTACAGCTCCTACCTCCGCTTGCATAAACGGATCCACAATGGGGAGAAGCCCTACGAGTGCCAggagtgcgggaagagcttcCACCAAAGACCACACCTGGTGTCCCACCAGCGGAcccacaccggggagaagccctatCAGTGCCTTGAGTGTGGGAAGACCTTCAGCCAGAGCTCTCATCGCAATCTCCACCAGCGGGtccacaccggggagaagccctACAACTGCCTGGTCTGTGGCAAGACCTTCAGCAACAACCGCAACCTGACCTTCCACCAAAGgacccacacgggggagaagccctacAAGTGCTTCGAGTGCGGGAAGTGCTTCAGCCAGAGCTCCAGCCTCCGCATCCACGAGAAgatccacacgggagagaagccgtaccattgcctggagtgcggaaagaaGTTCACCTGCAGCTCGAGTCTCATCTATCACCAAAAGACCCACGCAGGAGAGAAGCCCTACAAGTGCTTTGAGTGCGGGAAGAGTTTCAAGCAGAGTCAGCGCCTCGTGATGCACAGCAAAATCCACGGGAAGAAAGTATAA